A genomic stretch from Oreochromis niloticus isolate F11D_XX linkage group LG11, O_niloticus_UMD_NMBU, whole genome shotgun sequence includes:
- the LOC100692815 gene encoding fucolectin-6 isoform X1, producing MMKRSVFFLLLLLRTTLVSTYQNLATRGKATQSTCYPHPRASALNAIDGNRNSDFMAGSCTHTNEQTNPWWKVDLLQSYIITSITVTNRGDCCHERLNGLEIHIGNSLDNDGLDNPKVGRISQIRSGKSSNLTFTNRVEGQYVTLTVLGSQRILTLCEVEIYGYPTPTEENLALQGKATQSSLYAFGNAFNAIDGNRNSKWEDASCTLTQKSMSPWWRLDLLKTHKVFSINIVNQDSLPERLNGAEIRIGDSLHNNGNNNSRCAVITSIAGDVVAKFTCNGMEGRYVNIVIPNREEFLSLCEVEVYGSRLD from the exons AAAATCTGGCTACGCGTGGTAAAGCAACTCAGTCAACCTGTTACCCGCATCCCAGGGCATCTGCCCTCAATGCAATCGATGGAAACCGTAATTCTGACTTTATGGCGGGGTCGTGCACACACACTAATGAACAGACCAATCCCTGGTGGAAAGTGGACCTGCTTCAGTCCTACATCATCACGTCCATCACCGTCACTAACAGAGGAGACTGCTGTCATGAAAGGCTCAACGGGCTGGAGATCCACATTGGCAACTCTTTGGACAATGACGGTTTAGATAACCCAAA GGTTGGTAGAATTTCTCAAATTCGTTCGGGCAAATCCTCCAATCTGACTTTTACCAAtcgtgtggagggacagtatgTAACTTTGACTGTGCTCGGTTCACAAAGGATCCTCACACTCTGCGAAGTGGAAATCTATGGATACCCTACTCCAACTG AGGAGAATCTTGCACTCCAAGGAAAAGCCACACAATCCTCACTGTATGCATTTGGCAATGCATTTAATGCCATAGATGGAAATCGTAACAGCAAATGGGAAGATGCCTCCTGCACTCTCACACAAAAATCAATGAGCCCCTGGTGGCGACTTGATCTGCTCAAAACACATAAAGTATTTTCTATTAATATAGTAAATCAAGATTCTCTTCCAGAACGACTCAATGGAGCCGAGATCCGCATTGGCGATTCCCTTCACAACAACGGGAACAACAACTCCAG GTGTGCTGTGATCACAAGCATCGCTGGAGATGTTGTTGCTAAGTTCACATGCAATGGGATGGAAGGCCGCTATGTTAATATTGTCATTCCCAACAGAGAAGAGTTCCTGAGTCTGTGTGAGGTCGAAGTGTACGGCTCTAGGCTggattaa
- the LOC100692275 gene encoding fucolectin-4 gives MSFSRASLLLLFVQMSSVFTYQNVALRGKATQSNRYQGGWDVFGAASNAIDGNRESRFDHGSCSHTATETNPWWRVDLLESYIITSMSITNRGDCCDERITGAEIHIGNTLQDNGAANPRVGVIPRTPAGSSHTITFSNRVEGRYVTVRVPGPNRILTLCEVEVYGYRAPTGENLALQGKATQSSVQTLGYNAYNAIDGNRNSKLEKGSCAQTNYDVSPWWRLDLCKTHKVFSVKIVNSDSDPERLNGAEIRIGDSLDNNGNSNPRCAVITSIPAGGIQEFQCNGMDGRYVNVVIPRREEYLSLCEVEVYGSVLD, from the exons ATGAGCTTCAGTAGAGCATCTCTTTTGCTCCTCTTTGTGCAGATGTCCTCAGTCTTCACTTACC AAAATGTGGCTTTACGTGGAAAAGCCACTCAGTCAAATCGCTACCAGGGAGGGTGGGATGTCTTTGGGGCAGCGAGTAATGCTATTGATGGAAACCGTGAATCTCGCTTTGATCATGGATCATGCAGTCACACTGCAACAGAGACAAACCCCTGGTGGAGAGTAGACTTGCTGGAGTCCTATATAATCACCTCCATGAGTATCACCAATCGAGGAGACTGTTGCGACGAAAGGATCACTGGAGCAGAGATTCATATTGGCAACACGTTACAAGACAATGGTGCTGCAAACCCACG GGTTGGTGTAATTCCTCGGACTCCTGCAGGGAGCTCACACACCATAACTTTCAGTAATCGTGTGGAGGGACGTTATGTCACTGTCCGTGTACCAGGTCCAAACAGAATCCTTACACTTTGTGAAGTGGAGGTCTATGGGTATCGTGCCCCAACTG GAGAGAACCTTGCACTCCAAGGAAAAGCCACGCAGTCATCAGTGCAGACCTTAGGATATAATGCATATAATGCCATAGATGGAAATCGTAACAGCAAACTAGAAAAAGGATCCTGCGCTCAGACAAACTATGACGTCAGCCCCTGGTGGAGACTTGACCtgtgcaaaacacacaaagtgTTTTCTGTTAAGATAGTCAACTCTGATTCTGACCCAGAACGACTCAACGGGGCTGAGATTCGCATCGGAGATTCTCTTGACAACAATGGCAACAGTAATCCCAG GTGTGCTGTGATCACAAGTATCCCTGCAGGCGGCATTCAAGAGTTCCAATGCAACGGGATGGATGGCCGCTACGTTAACGTTGTCATCCCAAGAAGAGAGGAATATCTGAGTCTGTGCGAAGTGGAGGTTTATGGTTCTGTCCTGGATTAG
- the LOC100692815 gene encoding fucolectin-6 isoform X2, translated as MMKRSVFFLLLLLRTTLVSTYQNLATRGKATQSTCYPHPRASALNAIDGNRNSDFMAGSCTHTNEQTNPWWKVDLLQSYIITSITVTNRGDCCHERLNGLEIHIGNSLDNDGLDNPKILTLCEVEIYGYPTPTEENLALQGKATQSSLYAFGNAFNAIDGNRNSKWEDASCTLTQKSMSPWWRLDLLKTHKVFSINIVNQDSLPERLNGAEIRIGDSLHNNGNNNSRCAVITSIAGDVVAKFTCNGMEGRYVNIVIPNREEFLSLCEVEVYGSRLD; from the exons AAAATCTGGCTACGCGTGGTAAAGCAACTCAGTCAACCTGTTACCCGCATCCCAGGGCATCTGCCCTCAATGCAATCGATGGAAACCGTAATTCTGACTTTATGGCGGGGTCGTGCACACACACTAATGAACAGACCAATCCCTGGTGGAAAGTGGACCTGCTTCAGTCCTACATCATCACGTCCATCACCGTCACTAACAGAGGAGACTGCTGTCATGAAAGGCTCAACGGGCTGGAGATCCACATTGGCAACTCTTTGGACAATGACGGTTTAGATAACCCAAA GATCCTCACACTCTGCGAAGTGGAAATCTATGGATACCCTACTCCAACTG AGGAGAATCTTGCACTCCAAGGAAAAGCCACACAATCCTCACTGTATGCATTTGGCAATGCATTTAATGCCATAGATGGAAATCGTAACAGCAAATGGGAAGATGCCTCCTGCACTCTCACACAAAAATCAATGAGCCCCTGGTGGCGACTTGATCTGCTCAAAACACATAAAGTATTTTCTATTAATATAGTAAATCAAGATTCTCTTCCAGAACGACTCAATGGAGCCGAGATCCGCATTGGCGATTCCCTTCACAACAACGGGAACAACAACTCCAG GTGTGCTGTGATCACAAGCATCGCTGGAGATGTTGTTGCTAAGTTCACATGCAATGGGATGGAAGGCCGCTATGTTAATATTGTCATTCCCAACAGAGAAGAGTTCCTGAGTCTGTGTGAGGTCGAAGTGTACGGCTCTAGGCTggattaa
- the LOC100692546 gene encoding fucolectin-1 produces the protein MKPSVFLLLLLLRTSSTSSYQNVALRGTAAQSISENNILSAAHNAIDGNRNSDFRAGSCTLTSAQMSPWWRVDLLQSYIITSVTITNRGDCCHERLNGLKIHIGNSLDNEGLGNPKVREISEVGAGISFNVTFTDRAEGRYVILTLPGSRKILTLCEVEVYGYLSPTGDNLALQGKATQSSLYGFGFAYNAIDGNRNSKWAEGSCTHTNNNISPWWRLNLRKTHKVFSVQIVNIDSNPERLKGAEIRIGDSLDNNGNNNPRCAVITNIAGGAVANFTCNGMDGRYVNIVIPDREEFLSLCEVEVYGSKLD, from the exons ATGAAACCGAGTGTTTTCCTTTTGCTGCTCCTCTTAAGAACAAGTTCGACTTCCAGTTACC aaaatgtggCCTTGCGTGGTACAGCAGCCCAGTCGATCTCTGAAAACAACATCCTCTCAGCTGCCCACAATGCAATTGATGGAAACCGTAACTCTGACTTCAGGGCAGGATCGTGCACACTCACTAGTGCACAGATGAGTCCCTGGTGGAGAGTGGACCTGCTTCAGTCCTACATCATCACTTCTGTCACCATCACCAACAGAGGAGACTGCTGTCATGAAAGGCTAAATGGGCTAAAGATCCACATAGGCAACTCTTTGGACAACGAAGGTTTAGGAAACCCAAA AGTTCGTGAAATTTCTGAAGTTGGTGCTGGCATATCCTTCAATGTGACTTTCACTGACCGAGCAGAGGGGCGCTATGTTATATTGACTCTGCCTGGTTCAAGAAAGATTCTCACACTCTGTGAGGTGGAAGTCTATGGATACCTTTCTCCAACTG GAGACAATCTTGCACTTCAAGGAAAAGCCACACAGTCATCATTGTATGGATTTGGATTTGCATACAATGCTATTGATGGAAATCGTAACAGCAAGTGGGCAGAGGGCTCCTGcactcacacaaacaacaacatcagccCCTGGTGGCGACTTAATTTGCGCAAAACCCATAAAGTGTTTTCTGTTCAAATTGTCAACATTGACTCCAACCCCGAACGACTCAAAGGAGCTGAGATTCGCATTGGAGATTCCCTTGACAACAATGGCAACAACAACCCCAG GTGTGCAGTGATCACAAACATCGCAGGAGGTGCTGTTGCTAATTTCACATGCAATGGAATGGACGGCCGCTATGTGAACATTGTCATCCCGGACCGAGAAGAGTTCCTAAGTCTGTGTGAAGTTGAAGTGTATGGATCTAAACTTGATTAG